The following are encoded together in the Clostridium sp. BJN0013 genome:
- a CDS encoding CPCC family cysteine-rich protein, with the protein MKKKKYRCPYCGALSLDEENSWDICALCDWDLELFMFTLVSDGISSGLKVIFILNFYI; encoded by the coding sequence ATGAAAAAGAAAAAATATAGGTGCCCTTACTGCGGAGCATTGTCGCTAGATGAAGAAAATAGCTGGGATATTTGTGCACTGTGTGACTGGGATTTAGAATTATTTATGTTTACTTTGGTATCGGATGGTATTTCATCAGGCCTCAAAGTAATTTTTATTCTCAATTTTTATATCTGA
- a CDS encoding small, acid-soluble spore protein, alpha/beta type — protein sequence MAYNSNKLVVPQAREALNQFKMESAKEVGVNLKNGYNGDLTSREAGSVGGNMVKKMIEAYEQNLK from the coding sequence GTGGCATATAACAGTAATAAATTAGTAGTACCACAAGCTAGAGAAGCTTTAAATCAGTTTAAAATGGAATCAGCTAAGGAAGTAGGAGTAAATCTGAAAAATGGTTATAATGGAGATCTTACTTCAAGAGAAGCTGGTTCTGTAGGTGGAAACATGGTTAAGAAAATGATTGAAGCTTATGAACAGAATTTAAAGTAA
- a CDS encoding superoxide dismutase: MSHVLPKLPYDYNALEPYYDEQTVKLHHDIHHKGYVDGLNAAEAKLKEARESGDYSLVKHWEKELAFHGSGHILHKIFWENMKPNGGGTPSGEVSEKINEFFGSFEAFKDQFTKAAIAVEGSGWCALVWNNIFNKLEILQIEKHQNLTQWGSTPILVVDVWEHAYYLKYQNKRADFVNNWWNLINWEDVNKKLSEVK, encoded by the coding sequence ATGAGTCACGTTTTACCAAAATTACCTTATGATTATAATGCATTGGAACCATATTACGATGAACAGACTGTAAAATTACATCATGATATACATCATAAAGGATATGTAGATGGTCTAAATGCAGCAGAGGCTAAACTTAAAGAAGCAAGAGAAAGTGGAGATTATTCACTTGTAAAACATTGGGAAAAAGAATTGGCTTTCCACGGCAGCGGTCACATACTACATAAGATTTTTTGGGAAAATATGAAGCCAAATGGCGGAGGCACTCCTTCCGGTGAAGTATCTGAAAAAATTAATGAATTTTTTGGAAGTTTTGAAGCATTTAAGGATCAGTTTACAAAGGCAGCTATTGCAGTGGAGGGATCAGGATGGTGTGCTCTTGTATGGAATAATATATTTAACAAGTTAGAGATATTGCAAATTGAAAAACATCAAAATTTGACTCAATGGGGCAGTACACCTATACTTGTAGTTGATGTATGGGAACATGCGTACTATTTGAAATATCAAAATAAGAGAGCAGATTTTGTTAATAACTGGTGGAATCTAATTAATTGGGAAGATGTAAACAAAAAATTATCAGAAGTTAAATAA
- a CDS encoding PepSY domain-containing protein produces MIGYFYNLWDGYWRNYRIDTETAVQIALQRVPGQLIKIEVDMEDGFLTYEISIRSNDGLMYEVKMDANTGEILEVDRND; encoded by the coding sequence ATGATAGGTTATTTTTATAACTTATGGGATGGCTACTGGAGAAATTATCGCATTGACACTGAGACAGCTGTGCAAATTGCATTACAAAGAGTTCCAGGCCAATTAATAAAAATTGAAGTGGACATGGAAGATGGTTTTTTAACTTATGAAATTAGTATTAGATCTAATGATGGCTTAATGTATGAAGTTAAGATGGATGCTAATACTGGTGAAATACTTGAAGTTGACAGAAATGATTAA
- the crcB gene encoding fluoride efflux transporter CrcB: protein MRKYIFISIGGILGAILRYVIRNIPIAHYHGSIPLNTLIINITGSFILALVLTAAYEVLELDSDIRLGIATGFIGAYTTFSTLCKETVILFSEGDYFSAISYVTVSTMLGIVAVYLGVVLAREVVVKLINKEDKKLEEESINESGSD, encoded by the coding sequence ATGAGAAAGTATATATTTATTAGCATTGGAGGTATTTTAGGTGCTATATTAAGGTATGTTATCAGAAATATTCCTATTGCTCATTATCATGGGAGCATTCCCTTAAATACTTTGATTATCAATATTACAGGAAGTTTTATTTTGGCTTTGGTTTTAACGGCGGCTTATGAAGTTTTAGAACTTGATTCTGACATTCGGCTCGGGATTGCCACAGGCTTTATAGGAGCGTATACCACTTTTTCCACATTATGCAAGGAAACTGTGATATTGTTTTCTGAAGGGGATTATTTCTCAGCAATCTCCTATGTAACTGTTTCAACCATGTTAGGAATTGTTGCAGTGTATTTGGGCGTCGTGCTTGCCAGAGAGGTTGTAGTAAAATTAATTAATAAGGAAGATAAAAAGTTAGAAGAAGAATCAATTAATGAAAGCGGGTCGGATTGA
- the crcB gene encoding fluoride efflux transporter CrcB, with amino-acid sequence MNFVFVGIGGAFGSLARYQLGKVISQKSVTTFPVGTFTINITGAILLGMVSSLDISKNMYLLFGDGFLGAYTTFSTFMYEGFNLFQENEKLNAFIYILGSLILGIIGYTLGFWLGNLVKII; translated from the coding sequence ATGAATTTTGTTTTTGTGGGGATAGGCGGTGCATTTGGAAGTTTAGCTAGGTATCAATTAGGAAAAGTTATTTCACAGAAATCTGTGACTACGTTCCCTGTCGGTACTTTTACAATCAATATAACAGGCGCTATTCTTTTAGGCATGGTCAGCAGTTTGGATATTAGTAAGAATATGTACCTGTTATTTGGAGATGGCTTCCTGGGGGCATATACTACATTTTCAACATTTATGTATGAAGGGTTTAATTTGTTTCAGGAAAACGAGAAACTGAATGCATTTATTTATATTTTGGGTTCTTTGATTTTGGGTATCATTGGCTACACGTTAGGTTTT